TCTAAGCATCGCGGTATTCATAAAATTTCGTTCTATTTCCATTTGAAAGAAAGTGAGTTTAGGTTCAATTTTAGGCATGAAAATATCTACCAAATATTACTCGAAAACTTTCGAAATAACCCGCTAAACTAGTCATGACCCATAATATATTATTGAAACAAACTGAAAAAGATATCCGAGAAGCCGGTCTTAGATTGCTCAAATATCGTATGCGAAGCAAAAATGAATTAAAAACTCGTCTTCTGAAAAAAGGATTTTCAGAAATCATGGTTCAAAATGCAATCATGTGGTTTGAGAATTTAAAGTTTATCAATGATGAAGAATTCGCAAAATGTTTTGCCGAAGAAAAAGTGCGGAATAAAAAAATTGGCGCAATGGCGTTGAAATCAGAATTATTCCCGCATCATTTAGATGAAGATTTGGTTGATCGCGTCATCAGCAAGGTATATACCGATTTTCCGGAAGAAGAATTAATTCGGAAGCATATTCAGAAAAAAAGGTTGGCAGATAAAAAATCTCTTCCTGAAAAAGACATTAAGAAAATATCTGATTTCCTGAAGCGGAAAGGTTTTCGGTGGGATACAATTCGAATTGTGTTGAGTGAAAATGGGTGGGTGTAATTCGGGAACCCTTATGCGTATAAATAGATATGAGCAAAAAATTTTCATTAAATGAACGCGATCTCGATTTTATTCAAACGGAATTAAAACGGAACCCAACAGACGACGAATTATCTTTCATTGAATCTATTGTTACCTCAATTCGAACGATAAGAGCCAAAGCATCCGTACAAGGTTCTGAATCTGATTTATTACCACAAATTATAAATATAGTCAACGATACCGTTCTTTCAATCGGGCAGGAAAATAAGAAAAGCCTTTTTAATTCGAATCGCAAGTTTGATTTATTTTTAACCGGCACTGAAAAGAGATTAGACCTCAAAACCGGTTCTACCCATTCAATGGTTGGAGTAGGTAAAATATCAAAGACAGAACAGTCGAAACCAAGCCGAAAATGCGTATTGGTACTGATTCGAGGAAAGCGTGAAATAAACGGTATCCAAAAAAATCAAAAGGAATTCAATGTGCAAAGCAGTTTCCCTATTTTTAAATCAGGTTTTGGCTATGCTTTATATGAAATGGCGCAAAATCTTAATTGCGGATTCACTTTATCAATGAAACAAATAGGGGATTTTAAGTCTTTTAACCAAAATCGGTGGTCTGGAATTTTGCTTTCGGTTAAAGATGACGATTATCCTTCGTTTCTTAAGTCAGCTAACAAGAGGAAAATTTCCTCCATGAAAATTGGTACAATCATAAAAGATAGGCGATTGGATTTTATTATTTCAAAAAATGATTCAGTTCACATCAATTTCAGTATATTTGAATTTTTGAAAACATCGTATGGATATAAGAAAGTGATTTCCTTTTCATCAAATTCGGAGGAAACACATTATCCTGAAATCCAAAAAAGTTATTCATCTTTAGTTTTGAAACTCTCAATAGATACTAAAAATTCACCCTTAGTTGTGAAACCTAAGAATGCGATAATTAATTCAGATTTAGCAATGTTTCATATTAATGGTCAGCATAAACCAATTTGGGTGAAAAATAGTATTCAGGAAATTGTTGATTCTAACTATTCCACTAAACAAACAGCTGGGATGATTATGGACATTTCAAGAGAGATGTCTTGCCTGGGAATAAAGCCAGTTGGGCTTTCGGTTGCACTTGGAGTAAAAGACGTGTCAAATCCAATGTTAGCAACAATGTTTGACAGTATATCTTTTACAAGCCGAAAGCTTCAAATGACTCTGCAAAATAGAATGATTTACCATCATCAAAAAAATCATATTAATCTAAATTATACTTTGGTTGGTGTTGGTTTGGATTCTGATAGGCTTGTAGAGACCGCATTCCAACATCCATCCGATTTCATCCTCATACTCGGTAGCCTAAAAGGTGAATTAGGGAAAAGTGAATATTTGAAGTTGAAAGGACAATCATTCTTCGGGAATGACCCTTTAGTTGATCTGAACGATGAATTACGTTTGCAGGATGTTTTACAAATGCTTGCCGAAGGGAAGTTAGTTCACTCAGCAGTTTCAGTCACCAAAGGTGGTATATCTAAATCACTGATTCAGTGTTTGAAAAAATCAACTCCGGAAATTGGAGCAAGAATATATTTGAATACGAAACTTAGACCGGATGAAATGCTGTTTGGTGAATCGAAAAGTGTGGCGCTTGTAACGGTATCTGAGAGAAACCTGATGGATTTTGAACGAATTTGCATGAAACAAGGAATCCCTTCAACTACGATTGGTCGCGTGACGGATGACAGCCTTTTTACATTTAATAATTTGGTAAAACTAACTCGAGAAAAAATGTAATATATATTCTCGCGATTTAACTCACACCGTTGATTTACATTTCGCTTATCGATTGTCTATAAATTAAATTCAGCTGATTAATTCGTCCCAACTAAAGGAAACTTTTCAGTATGAATCACAAAACAATAACTTTTCTTTTATCCGGCCTATTATGTTGTATGACTGGTGTTTGGTCTTACAAAATAATTCATAATTATTTTTATGAACAGGGTAGAATCGAATTTGAACAATTTTTGAGGGAACATCCATATAATCAGCGACCACATTTAACCAAAAAAGAGTGGAAGAAAAAACTCACCAAAAAAGATCGACCGGATCTTGCAATGGAACAGAACTTTTTCATGACAATGGATCCAGCAATCGGCAGAGTTCCATCTGAAAGACTTGCCCTGGCTTATGAGGCAGCTGAGATTTCTCGCAACCGAATTCAGAGAAATGTTGACTGGACAGAACATGGTCCGGATAATATTGGAGGAAGAACTCGCGCCATAATGTTTGATCCAAATGATGCAACATATAGTAAACTGTGGGCTGGAGGTGTTTCAGGAGGATTATGGTACACAGATGACATTACTGCGGTCGCACCTGTTTGGATCCAAATCAACGATTTTTGGGCGAATATGGCAGTTACAACTATTGCATACGATCCGACAAATACACAGACTTTTTACGTGGGTACCGGCGAGGGCTGGTACAATTCGGATGCAGTAAGAGGCGGTGGAATTTGGAAAACTTCGGATGGAGGTTCCACATGGGCACAATTAGCATCCACAGACAATGACGATAATTTTTATTACGTTCAGAAAATTATTGTTCATCCAACAACAGGTGATGTTTATGCTGGGACTCGTGGTGATAATTGGGGAGAAGGTGGTGTGTATCGTTCGGCTAATGGCGGTTCTACATGGACAAGAGTTTTAACAGATTCCCAAGGATCACGATGTTCTGATTTAGAATTTGGTGCGAATAATTCTATATATGCTGCTACGGGAATATGGTATGAGGGGGGAGTGTATAAATCCACGAACGGAACGAGTTGGACTCAGATAAGCAATAACAACAATGGATTTCCATCATCAGGATTTAACCGAATTGAGTTAGCAACTGCTCCATCGGACCCAAATGTACTTTATGCGATTGGAAATGGTGGAAGCGGCGATAATGATATTGAATTTTTTGTAAAATCGTCAAATGGTGGAACATCTTGGACAAATATAAATATCCCGAATAATGCAAATGGTGTTCACTTTACTCGAGGGCAATCTTGGTACGATTTGATTTTATCAGTTCATCCTACCGATGCAAATACAGTTTTCGCTGGTGGAGTTGATTTACACAAAACTACAAATAGCGGAACATCTTGGTCACAGATATCTCATTGGTATGGCGGATTCAGTTTGCCCTACGTTCATGCAGATCAGCATGGAATGGCATTTCGCCCAACTCATGCTGATTTTATAGTTTTTTCCAATGATGGCGGGATTCATGTTTCCAGCGATGGAGGATCTACTTACGATGAAAAAAATTCAGGTTACAATGTAACGCAATTTTATGCCTGCGCAATACATCCAACTTCCGGGAATAATTATTTTCTGGCTGGAGCGCAAGACAATGGAAGCCAACAGTTTTCCAATGCAACTGGAATCGTTTCTACTATTGAGGTGACAGGAGGCGACGGTGCCTATTGTTTTATTGATCAATCCGATCCTGATCATCAAATCACATCTTATGTGTACAATAATTATTATAGAAGTACAAATGGTGGATCCAATTTTTATTCCATTTCAAGTGACAATTCCGGCAGGTTTATCAACCCGACAGATTATGACGATGATGCAAATATACTCTATTCAGCATTGGACGAATATTCTCTAAAAATAATTGAAGACATTACAGGCAGTTATGATGTTGGTACTGTTTCGGGATTGAATCTTGGATCTACGGCATCTCATATTCGAATTTCCCCATTCTCTGACAATACGGTTTTTGTCGGCACAGGATCCGGAAGAATTTATAAATTGACCAATACAAATTCATCTTCAGTTACCTCAACCCAAATTACCGGGAATAGTATGCCGTATGGATATGTTTCTTGTATAGAAATCGGTGCGAATGAAAATCAAATGATAGCTACATATTCAAGTTACGGAGTTATTTCAGTTTGGGAAACGCAAGATGGAGGAAATTCGTGGTCCAATAAGGAAGGCGACCTTCCTGATATGCCGGTCCGTTGGGCACTCTATAATCCGAATGACAGGACTGAAGTTATATTGGCCACGGAAGTTGGTGTTTGGTTTACAGATAATTTTGACAACGCAAGCCCAAGTTGGACTGCATCAAACAGCGGACTTGCAAATGTAAGGACAGATATGTTACAAATTCGGGA
The sequence above is drawn from the Candidatus Neomarinimicrobiota bacterium genome and encodes:
- a CDS encoding regulatory protein RecX, which codes for MTHNILLKQTEKDIREAGLRLLKYRMRSKNELKTRLLKKGFSEIMVQNAIMWFENLKFINDEEFAKCFAEEKVRNKKIGAMALKSELFPHHLDEDLVDRVISKVYTDFPEEELIRKHIQKKRLADKKSLPEKDIKKISDFLKRKGFRWDTIRIVLSENGWV
- a CDS encoding PKD domain-containing protein yields the protein MNHKTITFLLSGLLCCMTGVWSYKIIHNYFYEQGRIEFEQFLREHPYNQRPHLTKKEWKKKLTKKDRPDLAMEQNFFMTMDPAIGRVPSERLALAYEAAEISRNRIQRNVDWTEHGPDNIGGRTRAIMFDPNDATYSKLWAGGVSGGLWYTDDITAVAPVWIQINDFWANMAVTTIAYDPTNTQTFYVGTGEGWYNSDAVRGGGIWKTSDGGSTWAQLASTDNDDNFYYVQKIIVHPTTGDVYAGTRGDNWGEGGVYRSANGGSTWTRVLTDSQGSRCSDLEFGANNSIYAATGIWYEGGVYKSTNGTSWTQISNNNNGFPSSGFNRIELATAPSDPNVLYAIGNGGSGDNDIEFFVKSSNGGTSWTNINIPNNANGVHFTRGQSWYDLILSVHPTDANTVFAGGVDLHKTTNSGTSWSQISHWYGGFSLPYVHADQHGMAFRPTHADFIVFSNDGGIHVSSDGGSTYDEKNSGYNVTQFYACAIHPTSGNNYFLAGAQDNGSQQFSNATGIVSTIEVTGGDGAYCFIDQSDPDHQITSYVYNNYYRSTNGGSNFYSISSDNSGRFINPTDYDDDANILYSALDEYSLKIIEDITGSYDVGTVSGLNLGSTASHIRISPFSDNTVFVGTGSGRIYKLTNTNSSSVTSTQITGNSMPYGYVSCIEIGANENQMIATYSSYGVISVWETQDGGNSWSNKEGDLPDMPVRWALYNPNDRTEVILATEVGVWFTDNFDNASPSWTASNSGLANVRTDMLQIRDSDNLVIAATHGRGLFSSDGFGAVLASNFFADVTSGNPPLTVNFTDQTGGTSTPTTWSWDFGDGGSSTLQNPFHTYSNLGSYTVSLTVTDGTNSSSKSKPDYISVSNTVILVDEDFEGTFPPTNWQNTGTGDGWAQSSRRANSGTYSAFYDDFLPDQPNTQNYSLIGPEMDFSNLVSAQINYFENVNYRYAAIVQNVEISVNGGSSWTVIRDSIGTEDSWGEIIENLSSYVGNQSVYVRYRYEGGYDAEWWVDDVFITGEISDSFAAEFSADITQGEIPFDVQFTDYSTGGPTFWTWDFGDGISSTEQNPNHIYTIADTYSVSLAISNGSESDFLVKSNFIQATVHVNNPPSAFATLFPQVDEEISTAYLTLEWNAAVDPDVGDVVSYTLFIGEDSTQTISYNAGSDTTQTVVQLVENGTYWWKIVATDLDNESTDNYGGFQRFYVNITDESPMEFVPIAPENGASGLDQTVDLSWNEPIDPDPMDSLIYTIIYTSDWNDANSHQDIGNITEPHFSLNLGNNSEYFWIVKAEDSDGFIVESNGGDPWSFVVGELSIDTSSPTPTEFALHQNYPNPFNPITQIRYDLSESGFVSIVVYDMLGQKIKTLVSGGEQAGYKTVYWDSRNDLGVNVSAGVYLLQIKSGKNISTLKMILLK